A part of Perca fluviatilis chromosome 15, GENO_Pfluv_1.0, whole genome shotgun sequence genomic DNA contains:
- the c15h16orf72 gene encoding UPF0472 protein C16orf72 homolog, whose amino-acid sequence MEEKKEDGDSEIQEHGPEHWFSKWERQCLAEAEQREPSEEEADNDQDKLWHLFQNSATAVAQLYKDRVCHQQGLSLWVPFQNSATAVTNLYKESVEAHQRSFDRGIQIGHQRRNKDMLAWVKKRRRTIRREDLISFLCGKAPPHRSSRANPRLAMLAPSRANSPAETGSSVEADLQPFREAIALHGLSGAMASISVRSGAPGSPTHVSGSSSNGGGAGVGGSSGSALVCRSRRNGLQDVDLNTFIAEEMALHLDSTGSASAGGGGTRKRNSTQCSDVITDSPTHKRNRMI is encoded by the exons AtggaggagaagaaagaagacGGAGACTCGGAGATACAGGAACACGGACCCGAGCACTGGTTCTCAAAATGGGAGCGGCAGTGTTTGGCCGAAGCGGAGCAAAGGGAGCCCAGCGAGGAGGAGGCCGACAACGACCAGGATAAACTGTGGCATCTCTTCCAGAACTCAGCCACTGCTGTGGCACAGTTATACAAAG ACAGAGTATGCCATCAGCAGGGCCTGTCATTGTGGGTGCCATTTCAGAACTCGGCAACAGCAGTTACCAACCTCTACAAAG AGAGTGTGGAGGCACATCAGAGAAGTTTTGATCGGGGCATCCAGATAGGCCATCAACGCCGTAATAAG GACATGTTGGCCTGGGTGAAAAAGCGCCGGAGAACCATCCGTAGGGAAGATCTTATCAGCTTTTTGTGCGGAAAAGCACCACCACACAGGAGTAGCAGGGCCAATCCCCGGCTGGCCATGTTGGCCCCCAGCCGGGCTAATTCACCAGCCGAGACTGGCTCATCTGTAGAAGCAGACCTCCAGCCCTTCAGGGAGGCCATAGCACTGCATG GTCTGAGTGGAGCCATGGCGAGCATCAGTGTGCGCTCTGGTGCTCCAGGGTCTCCCACGCATGTGAGTGGGAGCAGCAGTAACGGAGGTGGCGCTGGTGTAGGTGGTTCTTCCGGCTCTGCACTGGTGTGCCGCAGCAGGCGTAATGGGCTCCAAGACGTCGACCTGAACACTTTCATCGCGGAAGAGATGGCACTGCATCTGGACTCTACAGGCTCCGCCTCTGCTGGAGGGGGAGGAACCAGGAAACGAAACTCCACCCAGTGTAGTGATGTCATCACAGACTCCCCTACACACAAACGCAACAGGATGATCTGA
- the dctn5 gene encoding dynactin subunit 5 gives MELSEILYNKAEYIETASGNKVSRQSVLCGSQNIVLNGKTIVMNDCIIRGDLANVRVGRHCVVKSRSVIRPPFKKFSKGVAFFPLHIGDHVFIEEDCVVNAAQIGSYVHIGKNCVIGRRCVLKDCCKILDNTVLPPETVVPPFTVFSGCPGLFSGELPECTQDLMIDVTKSYYQKFLPLSQI, from the exons ATGGAGTTGTCGGAAATACTGTACAATAAAGCAGAGTACATTGAGACG GCCTCTGGCAACAAAGTGAGCAGACAGTCAGTGCTGTGTGGGAGTCAAAACATCGTACTCAATGGCAAA ACTATTGTCATGAATGACTGCATCATCAGAGGAGACCTGGCTAATGTCAGGGTGGGCAGACACTGTGTGGTGAAGAGCCGGAGCGTCATTCGACCACCTTTCAAAAAGTTTAGCAAAGG AGTGGCGTTTTTCCCGCTGCACATCGGAGACCACGTCTTCATCGAGGAGGACTGCGTGGTCAACGCAGCACAGATTGGTTCCTACGTCCACATTGGCAAGAACTGTGTCATA GGTCGTCGCTGTGTGCTGAAGGACTGCTGCAAGATCTTAGACAACACCGTGCTCCCTCCTGAGACCGTGGTGCCGCCTTTTACGGTCTTCTCTGGATGCCCAG GTCTGTTTTCAGGAGAGCTCCCAGAGTGCACGCAGGACCTGATGATTGATGTAACCAAGAGTTACTACCAGAAGTTCTTGCCTCTCAGCCAGATCTGA
- the ndufab1b gene encoding NADH:ubiquinone oxidoreductase subunit AB1b, with protein sequence MAARVLQQCVRTLARPSLRLSSGNLAFRAAVAPAAAIHRPLSFAADSRRTRWVGQSRSPSVGVLCRQYGDLPPLTIETIKDRVMYVLKLYDKINPEKLQTASHFMKDLGLDSLDQVEIIMAMEDEFGFEIPDAEAEKLMTPEDIVQYIADKKDVYE encoded by the exons ATGGCGGCCCGTGTCCTGCAGCAGTGTGTCCGCACGCTCGCCCGGCCCTCGCTGAGGCTTTCCTCCGGTAACCTGGCTTTCAGAGCCGCTGTCGCCCCGGCAGCAGCCATTCACCGACCTCTATCCTTTGCCGCAGACAGCCGGAGGACGCGGTGGGTCGGTCAGAGCAGG AGCCCCTCAGTGGGAGTTTTGTGCCGACAGTATGGGGACCTGCCCCCCCTCACCATAGAAACCATCAAAGACCGCGTCATGTATGTCCTCAAGCTCTACGACAAGATCAACCCTgagaag CTGCAGACAGCCTCCCACTTCATGAAAGACCTGGGTCTGGATAGTTTGGACCAGGTGGAGATCATCATGGCCATGGAGGATGAGTTTG GCTTTGAGATCCCCGACGCAGAAGCAGAGAAGTTGATGACTCCCGAGGACATTGTACAGTACATCGCAGACAAGAAGGACGTTTATGAATAA